A genomic window from Henningerozyma blattae CBS 6284 chromosome 3, complete genome includes:
- the GPI16 gene encoding GPI-anchor transamidase subunit GPI16 (similar to Saccharomyces cerevisiae GPI16 (YHR188C); ancestral locus Anc_5.47), with the protein MTRFEILVSANDENSLDDEVSLLLEDSTNAGSFGEETHVSIDIPQNQDLTDESHSSIEIEDEPIEIHDDNIVQESHEAKEDEEAKHAREERKQAQLKLMEQESQSYHEELQLQPLMNNHIRAGFVFQMTSNEFNFNDKSEFEYIHHGSIFPKSMRHILQETKSHALHLRFQRGKWDAEKWGALPDNGYYIGGSGAELWSSVEASDKNSAYGQWKILANSLSGMFCASLDALDSTHTIFPKYSFIENDFANNNFRSPVFNEQHDLFLLHGSLPNEPVCTENLTPLLKLLPTRGKVGLSSILDGHRVFDNPWHNLALDLNTICDDITKKCKYTLDIHLDMVFHIPTVQARNDRPIPKPLTGENLRCDYSKPYDAFQCFPLPDENSITYVLSDVFGKKINGSPLISSIPSKICLKAPKETWNFFIVVNDSVYGTDSNCFDLSDDNADKDQDFYIQSDNTDLIATEKSPISITRSLSDDNNVRTVFKNTNDYPLEILHLESVPWFMKLYLSTLTIQISNSSPKSLRNEDSLERTVNFTSIYYSPAIDRKTSNHLEYKLTIPQMSTVIISYSFDKSLLQFAEYPPDANHGFEIDSSIVTILSPMNYYVRSNTLLLLLSTPDFSMPYNVIILTSTVMCLIFGTLYNFLVKRMVPLKYADIYNKRDSPIAKLKTCMRKFI; encoded by the coding sequence ATGACTAGGTTTGAAATATTGGTGAGTGCAAATGATGAGAATAGCCTAGATGATGAAGTGTCATTACTGCTTGAAGATTCTACCAATGCTGGTAGTTTTGGTGAAGAGACGCATGTATCTATTGATATCCCTCAAAATCAGGACCTTACTGATGAGTCACATAGCTCAATTGAGATAGAAGACGAGCCTATTGAGATACATGATGATAACATAGTACAAGAGTCTCATGAAGcaaaagaagatgaagaagccAAACATGCCCGTGAAGAAAGAAAACAAGCCCAGTTGAAACTTATGGAGCAAGAATCTCAGAGCTACCACGAAGAACTGCAATTACAACCACTAATGAATAACCATATACGGGCTGGTTTTGTATTCCAAATGACTTCAAACGAATTTAACTTCAATGACAAGAGTGAGTTCGAATACATTCATCATGGTAGTATCTTTCCTAAATCTATGAGACATATACTACAAGAGACAAAATCACATGCTCTTCATTTAAGATTCCAAAGAGGTAAATGGGATGCTGAAAAATGGGGGGCACTACCTGATAACGGTTATTATATTGGTGGTTCAGGAGCTGAGCTATGGAGTTCTGTAGAAGCTtctgataaaaattcagCTTATGGTCAATGGAAAATATTGGCTAACTCTTTAAGCGGTATGTTTTGTGCTTCCTTGGACGCTCTTGATTCCACTCATAccatttttccaaaatattcatttattgaaaatgattttgctaataataatttccgTTCTCCTGTTTTCAATGAACAGCATgatttattcttattacaTGGTAGCTTACCGAATGAGCCCGTTTGCACAGAAAATTTAACAcctttattgaaattattaccCACAAGGGGTAAAGTAGGTTTATCATCTATATTAGATGGGCATCGTGTATTCGACAACCCATGGCATAACCTAGCCTTAGATCTTAACACAATATGTGATGATATTACCAAAAAATGTAAGTATACTTTAGATATACATTTAGATATGGTATTTCATATTCCAACTGTTCAAGCCAGAAATGATAGGCCCATTCCAAAACCACTGACAGGGGAAAATTTACGCTGTGATTACTCTAAACCTTATGATGCTTTTCAATGTTTCCCATTGCCGGATGAAAACTCTATCACTTATGTTTTGTCTGACGTGTTTGGTAAGAAAATTAATGGATCTCCATTAATTTCAAGTATTCCATCTAAAATTTGTTTAAAGGCTCCTAAGGAAACTTGGAATTTCTTCATCGTAGTGAATGATTCTGTCTATGGTACTGACTCAAACTGTTTTGATTTATCTGATGACAACGCAGATAAAGATCAAGATTTTTACATTCAGTCTGATAATACAGACTTGATAGCTACTGAAAAATCGCCTATTTCTATAACAAGATCATTAtcagatgataataatgttCGAAcagtttttaaaaacaCAAATGATTATCCCTTAGAAATATTACATCTGGAATCTGTTCCCTGGTTTATGAAACTATATTTATCAACTCTAACTATTcaaatatcaaattctAGTCCAAAAAGTCTCCGCAATGAAGATAGCCTAGAACGTACTGTAAATTTTACTTCCATATATTATTCTCCCGCTATTGATAGAAAAACTTCTAATCATTTAGAATATAAATTGACAATCCCACAGATGTCAACcgttattatttcttatagctttgataaatcattattacaATTTGCTGAATATCCGCCGGACGCAAATCATGGTTTTGAAATCGATTCTTCTATTGTTACTATACTATCGCCtatgaattattatgtCAGATCaaatactttattattattattgtccACTCCCGATTTTAGCATGCCATATAATGTGATTATATTAACATCGACAGTTAtgtgtttaatttttggtACTCTTTACAACTTCCTAGTCAAGAGGATGGTACCGTTAAAATATGcagatatttataataagCGTGACTCTCCAATTGCTAAATTGAAAACATGTATGagaaaattcatttaa
- the HSH155 gene encoding U2 snRNP complex subunit HSH155 (similar to Saccharomyces cerevisiae HSH155 (YMR288W); ancestral locus Anc_5.46), translating into MAGTKKRGLDEQALGKNNKRLRVTKESSKTFELIESSNNSNLHKELKTDLQLPHDIQFLSPLDISFFRPILKKEEAATSDEVNQKDASKDISSEEIRFLKIFLRIKNGKQATRKLAWKNLHSFLTNNLQLEKLNLIITIMVNYLLSNNVTDLDRHTTLKMLTKILFILNANIKPFTGDILDILAPLLLNKDKYIESMVVEILKTLSINVGTSTIIKIIKDDFEENDEVLRLNASKIMAILTLTMPSNSNDSNLSTLLPLINTIANSQDSWKARQSGIRIIQYVLKFNNSSTSLLPNLNAIIECFYKNLQDSHIQNRILSANTLSILAKNCYPYGIESFNPVLELIWKGIRNYRGKLLSSFLRCLANIIPLMDSSYSSFYSKQLILIIKRELNTPDDDMKMTILLLLQNLIPISNITQDILLDDILPQFFEFFWIRRISLDKTLVNLVIYSTVKLATKIDPQIILENLLLPMRDDSESLRIMSIRAMNKVLRLDLNSSLNERLRTRMIDTLLIAFQDQTLNNDRSIFNCFKTVCKCLKKDIQPFLPPIISIILNNLKHKNPQNRQNSADLCTILIPSIKICEEFQTLNKLSVILFESLNEIYPDTLGSIIIALNEMVICNTMNTEPPVSTILPTLTSILRNSHVKVQLNTIRIISNIAQLSPDTIPHKEWLRICFQLLDLLKSVNKKIRVLANDTFGYIAKAIGPQDILPALLDNLNLQERQLRVCTAVALGIIAKVCGPYTVLPALMNEYRTPETNVQNGILKSLSFMFEYIGPDLTSDYIYFIIPLLEDALIDRDLVHRQTASEVIKHLSLNCIGKSTESAFIHFLNLLLPNIYETSPHAIMRIFDALESLCFTIGPGIFMNYIWAGIFHPAKSVRACFWRLYNRLYIQNMHSLIAYYPTENLIQPPSDNSDQVQEICFDELNIVL; encoded by the coding sequence ATGGCAGGCACCAAGAAGAGAGGCCTAGATGAGCAAGCTTTGGGCAAGAATAATAAACGATTAAGAGTTACTAAGGAATCGTCAAAAACATTCGAATTAATCGAAAGTTCAAATAATAGCAATTTACATAAAGAGCTGAAGACTGATCTCCAGCTACCACATGATATTCAGTTTCTTTCTCCGCTAGATATATCTTTCTTTCGCccaatattaaagaaagagGAGGCAGCTACAAGCGATGAAGTCAATCAAAAGGATGCAAGTAAAGATATAAGTTCTGAAGAGATACGCTTCTTGAAGATATTCTTAAGAATCAAAAATGGAAAGCAAGCTACGAGAAAGCTTGCTTGGAAGAATTTACATTCGTTTTTGactaataatttacaattagaGAAATTAAACTtgataataacaattatGGTTAACTACCTCTTATCCAACAATGTCACAGATCTGGATCGTCATACAACCTTAAAAATGCTAACAAAGATATTGTTTATCTTAAATGCCAATATTAAACCGTTTACCGGTGATATCTTAGATATTTTAGCACCGTTACTTCTGAATAAggataaatatattgagTCAATGGTTGTTGAGATATTAAAGACGTTATCTATAAATGTAGGTACGTCgacaataattaaaatcattaaagaTGATTTTGAAGAGAATGATGAGGTTTTACGATTGAATGCTTCCAAGATTATGGCTATATTAACTTTAACAATGCCATCAAATTCTAACGATTCAAACTTATCAACTTTATTACCTTTAATAAACACAATCGCAAACTCTCAAGATTCTTGGAAAGCGAGACAATCTGGAATTCgaataattcaatatgtattaaagtttaataatagttcCACAAGCTTATTACCAAATTTGAATGCCATAATTGAATGCttctataaaaatttacaagaCTCTCATATacaaaatagaattttgtCAGCCAACACATTATCCATTCTAGCAAAAAATTGTTACCCCTACGGaattgaatcatttaaCCCAGTATTGGAATTGATATGGAAGGGAATAAGAAATTACCGTGGCAAGCTTCTGTCATCTTTTTTGAGATGTTTAGCAAATATAATACCATTAATGGACAGTTCTTACTCttcattttattcaaaacagctgattttaattattaagcGTGAATTAAATACCCCAGATGATGATATGAAAATGACCATCTTATTGTtacttcaaaatttaattccaatttctaatattactcaggatatattattagatgatatTTTGCCACAATTTTTTGAGTTTTTTTGGATAAGAAGAATTTCATTAGACAAAACTTTAGTAAATCTGGTAATATATTCAACTGTTAAACTAGCAACAAAAATTGATcctcaaataattttggaaaatttacTATTACCAATGCGTGATGACTCCGAATCTTTGAGAATTATGTCAATTAGAGCAATGAATAAAGTTTTAAGATTGGATTTAAATAGTTCTTTAAATGAAAGACTACGAACTAGAATGATTGATACTCTTTTAATTGCTTTCCAAGATCAGACCTTAAATAATGATCgatcaatttttaattgctTTAAAACTGTTTGCAAATGCTTGAAGAAGGATATTCAGCCTTTTTTACCCCCgattattagtattattctAAACAATTTGAAACATAAAAACCCTCAAAATCGTCAAAATTCAGCAGACCTATGCACTATTTTAATACcttcaattaaaatatgtGAGGAATTTCAAACTTTGAATAAGCTATCAGTCATATTATTTGAgtcattaaatgaaatttatcCAGATACTTTAGGCTCAATTATTATAGCTCTCAATGAAATGGTTATCTGTAATACAATGAATACCGAACCCCCTGTTTCAACAATATTGCCGACTTTAACTTCAATATTAAGAAACTCTCATGTTAAAGTTCAATTGAATACTATAAggataatttcaaatattgcTCAGCTTTCACCAGATACTATTCCACATAAAGAGTGGCTGAGAATTTGTTTTCAATTGCTAGACCTGCTTAAAAGCGTTAATAAGAAAATCCGAGTATTAGCTAATGATACGTTTGGTTATATTGCAAAGGCAATTGGCCCACAGGATATTTTGCCTGctttattagataatttaaatttacaagAACGTCAATTACGTGTTTGTACCGCTGTTGCATTAGGTATTATTGCGAAGGTTTGTGGCCCGTATACCGTGCTACCTGCATTAATGAATGAATATAGAACGCCAGAAACTAATGTTCAAAATggtattttaaaatcacTATCCTTCATGTTTGAATATATTGGACCAGATTTAACCTCTGATTATatttactttattattCCCCTGTTAGAGGATGCATTAATTGATAGAGATTTAGTTCATAGGCAAACAGCCTCCGAAGTAATCAAACATCTATCTCTAAATTGTATTGGAAAGTCAACTGAATCTGCTTTTAtacattttttgaatttgttattaccaaatatatatgaaacGTCACCCCATGCCATTATGCGTATTTTTGATGCATTAGAATCTTTATGCTTTACTATTGGACCTGGAATATTTATGAACTATATTTGGGCAGGCATCTTCCATCCTGCAAAATCAGTTAGAGCATGCTTTTGGAGATTATATAATAGATTATATATTCAGAATATGCATTCACTAATAGCATATTATCCAACTGAAAACTTAATTCAACCACCATCCGATAATTCAGACCAGGTACAGGAAATATGTTTTGATGAACTAAATATTGTACTATAA
- the ABZ2 gene encoding aminodeoxychorismate lyase ABZ2 (similar to Saccharomyces cerevisiae YMR289W; ancestral locus Anc_5.44), which yields MLTNEISTMENEITKGLSSFTTKNFLEQGQTTDDFAILSTFRYDPNFSQLNVNEKNKIVTYNKCLFDNDMTIDLKNLRTESANWEDQDSKIDQDSELDLTDALSVRFLLLQAQIDRLNIALKYFGWRRVVTFEELFPQLVDTIFEAEFKSKDTLSYIGKLKQLLLGKIIFKMRTLIFRNGSIKIEAHPLPQTVHDTQLISVTQYFVKTILAAFIDGNEKPNWITYIDSEITYPSPFTIFKTTNRSHYTQARERLTMKIEENNSQNFKNEILLKNAYGFLSEGSITNFAIKSENNEYLTPNMNVGCLYGIMRQYLISKNLIKIFNGHTPSIKDVGGEIILTNGVMGCVRSAVCHK from the coding sequence ATGTtaacaaatgaaatttcaactatggaaaatgaaattactAAAGGATTAAGTTCATTTACtacaaaaaatttcttagAACAGGGACAGACAACAGACGATTTCGCTATTCTTTCAACGTTTCGTTATGATCCTAATTTCTCACAATTGAAtgtaaatgaaaaaaataaaatagttaCATATAATAAATGTTTATTTGACAATGATATGAccattgatttaaaaaatttaagaacCGAATCGGCTAATTGGGAAGACCAAGATAGCAAAATTGATCAAGACTCCGAATTAGACTTAACAGATGCTTTAAGTGTAagatttttattgttacaAGCCCAGATCGATAGATTGAATATCgctttgaaatattttggttGGAGAAGAGTAGTTacttttgaagaattatttccACAATTAGTTGATACAATTTTTGAAGCagaatttaaatctaaAGATACATTAAGTTATATTGGAAAACTcaaacaattattattaggcAAGATAATCTTCAAGATGAGAACTCtaatatttagaaatgGCTCCATTAAGATTGAAGCTCATCCATTACCACAAACTGTGCACGATACTCAACTGATCTCGGTTACTCAGTATTTTGTCAAAACTATTTTAGCAGCTTTTATCGATGGAAATGAGAAACCTAACTGGATAACGTATATTGATTCAGAAATAACATATCCTTCCCCttttacaatatttaaaacaacTAACCGTTCTCACTACACTCAAGCTAGAGAGCGCCTTACTATGAAAATAGAAGAAAACAATTCCCAAAATTTCAAGAAcgaaattttattgaagaaCGCATATGGGTTCTTATCTGAAGGGTCAATAACAAACTTCGCTATCAAGTCTGAAAACAACGAATATCTGACTCCAAATATGAATGTGGGATGTCTATATGGAATAATGCGccaatatttaataagtaagaatttaataaaaatattcaatggTCATACCCCATCTATCAAAGATGTAGGAGGTGAAATTATTCTAACCAATGGTGTTATGGGATGTGTGCGATCTGCTGTTTGCCATAAATAA
- the APL6 gene encoding AP-3 complex subunit beta (similar to Saccharomyces cerevisiae APL6 (YGR261C); ancestral locus Anc_5.45) yields the protein MVDHINRITSALESARVMTLEAAAVASSKFGESSYTQYSKNISPQQLREFLNSRYSQEVKDGMNKLISALVSDDQQLDIESYFADVIKNINSEDLKVRKLICIFLLRFAERNPNLALLCVNSLQKTLSDINADIRAISVRALSDIKIDSLHPIIWLTLKKAITDSSANVRSEVAFAIIKLNRQNPEDFEEDSVLLLSSLLADSDPQVISSTIILFKECFMNNLELLHSHFRYYCEIINSLDSFAQSGLIDILNVYCKKFIHRPTITELTGDNIQNQTMVFPDHFIDIPFENYTIDYDPDLRLFLDANKKLLFSDNPLVLISVIKTHLNFCTPIDFVKNGLPLLLMRSFAISKDISVKNGLLQIVLLICNKNPKIFYPFVKKFFILRHESYLTSSIKLEILSKLADETNIKSIIREIKYYIKNFKSVSIVIKAIKVLETCSQISDIYETHILKWLINLIEVNTSNTDKALNVTPVALNYIINTVRVIIQKQPTRYFVDIVKLTTLLNHKKFNLNDNSKANIIWLIGEIAAIEFKICPDILRNLLKNFINEGYETRLQILILSAKLLSYDIDNFNKQIKEIDVNGQTSFYDFRTSRINQLFTSIIYLCKFDKSYDIRDRARWVSSLFESRKYEIATLMLQAPKPIVKDDDTLTNIKVDSDIKVYFKNIPWSEISDTSNDAENVDIREPAKLKDYSRYLKNLSSTSFMSKRNSERFVIHNTNNKADEIISTEPVTTNSSTQKTKKPYKLQSLEEFFADIPDSSAKGKPKKTIIIEESSSSDETDQDDDEDYYEDDDEEEEEEDDEDEDESSEEDDEEEGDDDNNENLVHNPSIPEIRM from the coding sequence ATGGTAGATCACATTAATAGAATTACATCAGCATTGGAGTCTGCTAGAGTAATGACTCTTGAAGCTGCTGCTGTTGCTTCATCAAAATTTGGAGAGTCGAGCTACACCCAATATTCCAAGAATATATCACCTCAGCAACTTcgagaatttttaaattcaagaTATTCACAAGAGGTTAAAGATGGtatgaataaattaatttcagCACTAGTTTCTGATGATCAACAACTTGATATTGAGTCCTATTTTGCGGATgtcattaaaaatattaattcgGAAGACTTAAAAGTTCGTAAATTGATatgtatttttcttttaagaTTTGCTGAGAGAAATCCAAATTTAGCTTTATTATGTGTAAATTCATTACAGAAAACACTCTCAGATATCAATGCTGATATTAGGGCCATATCAGTAAGGGCCTTATCGGACATTAAAATCGATTCATTGCATCCAATAATTTGGTTAACTTTAAAGAAGGCAATCACAGATTCATCGGCTAATGTAAGGTCAGAAGTAGCATTTgcaattataaaattaaacagACAAAACCCAGAAGACTTTGAGGAAGATTCTGTGTTACTTTTGTCAAGCTTATTAGCTGATTCAGATCCACAAGTTATTTCTTCCACGATTATTTTGTTCAAAGAATGCTTCATGAATAATTTGGAATTGTTACATAGTCATTTCCGCTATTATtgtgaaattattaattcattagaTTCATTTGCACAATCAGGGCTAATTGATATCTTGAATGTCTATTGTAAAAAGTTTATTCACAGGCCAACGATTACTGAATTAACAGGTGATAATATCCAAAATCAAACGATGGTATTTCCTGATcattttattgatattccatttgaaaattatacCATAGATTATGATCCAGATTTGCGTTTGTTTTTAGATGCAAATAAGAAACTATTGTTTTCTGATAATCCTCTGGTATTAATATCGGTTATTAAAACTCATCTTAATTTTTGTACTCCAATTGATTTTGTTAAGAATGGTCTACCCCTCTTATTGATGAGATCATTTGCAATTAGTAAAGACATTTCAGTCAAAAATGGTTTGTTACAGatagttttattaatttgtaataagaatccaaaaattttttatccaTTCGTCaagaaattctttattttaagGCACGAATCCTACTTGACAagttcaattaaattagaaatattatctaaattagctgatgaaacaaatataaaatcaataattaGAGAAATTAAGTATtacattaaaaattttaagtCGGTATCAATCGTCATTAAAGCTATTAAAGTGTTAGAGACATGCTCTCAAATCTCAGATATATACGAAACTCATATTTTAAAGTGGttaatcaatttaataGAAGTCAATACCTCGAATACTGATAAGGCTCTTAATGTAACACCTGTAgcattaaattatattattaatacaGTTCGtgtaattattcaaaaacaGCCAACTAGATATTTTGTTGATATAGTCAAATTAACTACTTTGCTAAATCATaagaaattcaatttgAATGATAACTCAAAAGCTAATATTATCTGGCTAATTGGTGAAATAGCTGCTATCGAATTTAAAATCTGCCCAGATATTCTTCGTAATTTACTAAAGAATTTCATCAATGAGGGATACGAAACTAGActacaaattttaattctatctgcaaaattattatcctATGATatagataattttaataaacagaTTAAAGAGATAGATGTAAACGGACAGACTTCATTTTATGACTTTCGTACTTCACGTATTAATCAATTGTTTACCTCTATCATTTATTTGTGTAAGTTTGATAAGAGTTATGATATAAGAGACAGAGCAAGATGGGTCAGCTCTCTTTTTGAATCTAGGAAGTATGAAATCGCTACGCTAATGCTGCAAGCGCCAAAGCCTATTGtaaaagatgatgatacGTTAACTAATATAAAGGTTGACTCAGATATTAAagtatatttcaaaaatattccTTGGAGCGAAATTTCTGATACCTCTAATGATGCTGAAAATGTAGATATTAGAGAACCTGcaaaattgaaagattatAGTagatatttgaagaatttgtcGTCTACCTCCTTTATGAGTAAACGTAATAGTGAAAGATTTGTTATCcataatactaataataaggCTGATGAAATTATAAGCACAGAGCCAGTAACTACAAATAGTAGTACACAGAAGACTAAGAAACCCTATAAATTACAGAGCTTGGAAGAATTTTTTGCAGATATCCCAGATTCTTCAGCCAAGGGCAAGCCTAAGAAAACCATAATTATAGAAGAAAGCTCTAGTAGTGATGAGACTGAtcaagatgatgatgaagattatTATGAGGACGACGATGAAGAGGAAGAGGAAGaggatgatgaagatgaagatgagtCAAGTGAGGAAGATGACGAAGAGGAGGGAGATGACGATAACAACGAAAATCTTGTTCATAACCCCAGTATTCCTGAAATTCGAATGTAA
- the BUD32 gene encoding serine/threonine protein kinase BUD32 (similar to Saccharomyces cerevisiae BUD32 (YGR262C); ancestral locus Anc_5.43) — MMFLNPALPGNRWALQMKEKKISIRSNKLLIKLLRTLKEAQAIITNITISKMSVELVELVNQYLTPNVPISPIAQGAEAIVFTTHVHPYLPNEITKDIDTNKKYIIKFRPPKKYRHPVIDKSLTKHRTLSEARILSKLFQIEGLKVPRLIAMDAVNGYLWMEFLGEDLPNNKGFSNLKNFLWMYSSDGRDPYDKVVKETLFKVGEQIGLLHWNDYCHGDLTSSNIVLVRDSNDIDNWIPHLIDFGLGSTSNMVEDKGVDLYVLERAIISTHSSYSDKYNEWLVKGFSSVYEKQGKNGSKKLGELLGRFEEVRLRGRKRSMLG, encoded by the coding sequence atgATGTTTTTAAATCCGGCGCTACCAGGTAACCGATGGGCTCTACaaatgaaagaaaaaaaaataagtatTAGAAGTAATAAATTACTTATTAAATTACTAAGAACACTGAAAGAAGCACAAGCAATAATCACCAATATTACGATATCAAAGATGTCTGTGGAACTAGTTGAGCTTGTTAATCAATATTTGACACCAAACGTTCCTATTTCTCCAATTGCCCAAGGTGCAGAAGCTATTGTGTTCACCACACATGTACATCCATATTTACCAAATGAAATAACTAAAGATATagatacaaataaaaaatatataattaaatttaggCCACCAAAGAAGTATAGACATCCAGTGATTGATAAATCTTTGACTAAACATCGTACTTTGAGTGAGGCCCGTATACTATCAAAActatttcaaattgaaGGCTTAAAAGTACCCAGATTGATTGCAATGGATGCCGTGAATGGTTATCTTTGGATGGAATTTTTAGGTGAAGATTTgccaaataataaagggtttagtaatttaaaaaatttcctTTGGATGTATTCCAGTGATGGTAGAGATCCTTATGATAAAGTAGTAAAGgaaacattatttaaagtagGAGAACAAATTGGCTTGTTACACTGGAACGATTATTGCCATGGTGATTTAACAAGCTCAAATATTGTGCTGGTCCGAGATTCAAACGACATCGATAATTGGATTCctcatttaattgattttggGTTAGGTTCAACGTCAAATATGGTTGAAGATAAAGGGGTTGATTTATATGTTTTAGAAAGAGCTATAATTAGTACACATTCTTCCTATTCggataaatataatgaatgGCTAGTAAAAGGTTTCAGTTCAGTTTATGAGAAACAAGGTAAAAACGGCTCTAAGAAACTAGGGGAACTTTTAGGAAGATTTGAGGAAGTTAGGCTACGTGGTAGAAAAAGAAGCATGTTAGGATAG
- the IKI1 gene encoding Elongator subunit IKI1 (similar to Saccharomyces cerevisiae IKI1 (YHR187W); ancestral locus Anc_5.48) — translation MTSTHNPSILLKRILNLVEPTPLLLIKDNINHNGQTILNEILISIASSHEVIFVSFETLNKPKFADKFICMDNFNQINRLPELVKTHTTSAKKTVIIIDSLNYISSNDITGIIAELSRSGNIIGIYHEDIPEKYNDDNEYYPSINGLLDFMSNIIIEMELPDEEEILENNYKFNINKNMNQFNENKIKLTYRRKSGRSLEYNFHINYLKHDYTFISEDQQDTNTVETPEMLQGLTTFNLSTSDKQKKAKEQVDLPFLEAQQFTTGGAIVYEFEKDDDYDEEDPFEDPF, via the coding sequence TCCAAGTATTCTACTGAAAAGAATTCTAAATCTTGTAGAACCAACTCCattacttttaataaaagataatattaatcataATGGTCAAactattttaaatgaaattctAATATCCATAGCATCTTCTCATGAAGTGATATTCGTTTCATTTGAGACGTTGAACAAGCCTAAATTTGCTGATAAGTTTATTTGTATGGATAATTTTAATCAGATAAATAGGCTACCAGAATTAGTTAAGACACACACCACATCAGCTAAAAAAACTgtgattattattgattcaTTAAACTACATATCTTCTAATGACATTACTGGGATAATTGCTGAACTGAGTAGATCTGgtaatattattggtatCTATCATGAGGATATACCGGAAAAATacaatgatgataatgaatattatcCAAGCATAAATGGTTTATTAGATTTCATGAGTAACATTATAATTGAAATGGAATTACCCGATGAGGAAGAAATTTTAGAGaacaattataaatttaacattaataaaaatatgaatcaatttaatgaaaataaaataaaattaacttACCGCAGAAAGTCTGGCCGTAGTCTAGAATATAATTTccatattaattatttgaaacatGATTATACTTTTATATCCGAGGATCAACAGGATACTAATACAGTTGAAACTCCGGAAATGCTACAGGGGTTAACTACCTTTAATCTATCTACAAGTGATAAACAAAAGAAAGCTAAAGAACAGGTTGATTTGCCTTTCTTAGAAGCTCAACAATTCACAACAGGTGGTGCTATTGTTTATGAGtttgaaaaagatgatgattatgatgaagaagatcCATTTGAAGATCCTTTTTGA